In Prosthecochloris sp. GSB1, the following proteins share a genomic window:
- the thrS gene encoding threonine--tRNA ligase: MSEHNDSQSLVTITLPDGESRSFPRGATGYDIALSIGKKLAHDALAVSVNGRAMDLHIPITDDASVEIVTFDNPLGREIFWHSASHIMAQAIEELFPGTKFGAGPAVEQGFYYDIASEHRFTDNDLEAIEKRMIDIARRAVDVCREEMSREEAVAYFSSERNDPYKVEILEDTLKDTPRVSIYRQGAFADLCSGPHLPNTSRLKAVRLTNISASFWRGDASRESMQRIYGIAFPSEKQLRQHLARMEEAKKRDHRKLGSELELFMLSPEVGSGLPIWLPKGAIVRGELESFLRDEQKKRGYVPVYTPHIGNIELYKRSGHYPYYSDSQFPPLTYTDDLGREEQYLLKPMNCPHHHLIYSSKPRSYRDLPIRLTEFGTVYRHEQSGELNGLIRARGFTQDDSHIYCRPDQLVDEICGAIDLTKFVFATLGFEDIQIRLSLHDPENREKYGGTSEVWAQAEKDVREAADRMHIDYFVGIGEASFYGPKIDFIVRDALGRKWQLGTVQADYVMPERFDLSYVGSDGQPHRPVIIHRAPFGSMERFIGVLIEHTAGNFPIWLAPVQVAVLPIVEDVHDYATGIHRKLLDAGIRSDLDTRNEKIGKKIREAEIKKIPYMVIVGQKEQSAGEVALRRHRKGDIGNLGVNELKEKLLTEIRERS; this comes from the coding sequence ATGTCCGAACATAACGATTCGCAATCACTGGTAACGATTACGCTGCCTGACGGTGAAAGCAGGTCTTTTCCCAGAGGAGCCACCGGCTACGATATTGCACTTTCAATAGGCAAGAAGCTCGCCCACGACGCGCTCGCGGTATCCGTCAACGGCCGGGCAATGGATCTCCATATCCCGATCACCGATGACGCATCGGTCGAAATCGTCACCTTCGATAATCCTCTCGGCAGGGAAATTTTCTGGCACAGTGCAAGCCATATCATGGCTCAGGCCATAGAGGAGCTTTTTCCGGGCACGAAATTCGGTGCCGGCCCGGCCGTCGAGCAGGGCTTTTACTACGATATCGCCTCGGAACACCGCTTCACCGATAACGACCTGGAAGCTATCGAGAAACGGATGATAGATATCGCCAGGCGCGCAGTGGACGTTTGCCGCGAAGAGATGTCAAGGGAGGAGGCCGTCGCCTATTTCTCCTCGGAAAGAAACGATCCCTACAAGGTCGAAATTCTCGAGGACACCCTGAAAGATACGCCAAGGGTATCGATCTACCGCCAGGGAGCGTTCGCCGACCTTTGCAGCGGACCGCACCTCCCCAACACCTCGAGGCTCAAGGCGGTCAGGCTCACCAATATTTCCGCTTCGTTCTGGCGAGGCGACGCCTCGCGCGAATCGATGCAGCGGATCTACGGCATCGCGTTCCCGTCTGAAAAACAGCTCAGGCAGCACCTCGCGCGCATGGAAGAAGCGAAAAAGCGCGATCACCGCAAGCTCGGCTCGGAACTCGAGTTGTTCATGCTTTCCCCGGAGGTCGGCAGCGGCCTGCCGATCTGGCTGCCGAAAGGCGCGATCGTGCGCGGCGAACTCGAGTCCTTCCTGCGGGACGAACAGAAAAAGCGGGGTTACGTGCCGGTCTACACGCCGCACATAGGCAATATTGAACTCTACAAACGCTCGGGGCACTATCCCTATTACAGCGACTCGCAGTTTCCGCCGCTTACCTATACGGACGATCTCGGCCGGGAGGAACAGTACCTCCTCAAGCCGATGAACTGTCCGCATCACCACCTGATATACAGTTCGAAACCGCGCAGCTACCGCGACCTGCCGATCCGTCTCACGGAATTCGGCACGGTATACCGCCATGAACAGTCAGGTGAGCTGAACGGATTGATACGCGCAAGGGGCTTCACCCAGGACGATTCCCATATTTACTGCCGTCCGGACCAGCTCGTCGACGAAATCTGCGGAGCCATTGACCTGACGAAATTCGTTTTCGCCACGCTCGGCTTCGAGGATATCCAGATACGCCTCTCGTTGCACGATCCCGAAAACCGGGAAAAATACGGCGGAACCAGCGAGGTCTGGGCCCAGGCGGAAAAAGATGTCCGCGAAGCGGCCGACAGGATGCATATCGACTACTTCGTCGGCATCGGCGAAGCGAGCTTCTACGGACCGAAAATAGATTTCATCGTCCGTGACGCGCTGGGAAGAAAGTGGCAGCTCGGCACCGTGCAGGCAGACTACGTGATGCCGGAACGTTTCGATCTCTCCTATGTAGGCAGCGACGGCCAGCCTCACCGCCCCGTCATCATTCACCGTGCGCCCTTCGGTTCGATGGAGCGGTTCATCGGCGTGCTGATCGAGCATACAGCGGGTAATTTTCCTATCTGGCTCGCCCCGGTGCAGGTCGCCGTACTGCCTATCGTTGAAGATGTTCACGACTACGCCACCGGTATTCACCGGAAGCTTCTCGACGCCGGAATCCGCTCCGATCTCGATACGCGCAACGAAAAGATTGGCAAAAAAATCAGGGAAGCCGAAATAAAAAAAATCCCCTACATGGTCATCGTAGGCCAGAAGGAGCAGTCCGCCGGAGAAGTTGCGCTTCGCCGCCAT